A DNA window from Maribellus comscasis contains the following coding sequences:
- a CDS encoding protoheme IX farnesyltransferase, with protein MKTYFKDILELGKARISFSVALSALTGYVLYTGVLDNLGWAITAGVFFLSCGSSALNHWQERKTDALMPRTQNRPIPAGRISAANGLLVAILYVGIGALILLLTAPTVALIIGFITLFFYNAVYTPLKRVTAFAVIPGSFVGALPPMIGWAGAGGSLTSEIILLVSVFFFIGQIPHFWLLLLMFGDQYKKAKLPSLNQIFDEMQIKRITYTWILTTIASALLVILFVFNNRLLIFVLLFYTFYLLSSLSMAVFVKEEFKVRPAFYKLNFLYLFMMIFLVTDGLLRSGPF; from the coding sequence TTGAAGACTTATTTCAAAGACATACTGGAACTGGGAAAGGCAAGAATTTCGTTTTCTGTCGCTTTGTCGGCTTTAACGGGTTATGTTTTGTATACCGGCGTATTAGACAATTTGGGGTGGGCAATTACTGCAGGTGTGTTTTTTTTGTCGTGTGGTTCCTCGGCACTTAACCATTGGCAGGAAAGGAAAACCGATGCTTTGATGCCACGCACCCAAAACCGCCCGATTCCAGCCGGAAGAATCAGCGCAGCAAACGGGCTGCTTGTCGCCATTTTGTATGTGGGAATAGGCGCTCTGATACTCCTGTTAACTGCACCAACAGTTGCTTTGATTATCGGTTTTATAACCTTGTTTTTTTATAATGCCGTTTATACACCACTAAAAAGAGTTACAGCTTTTGCCGTAATTCCCGGTTCTTTTGTAGGCGCATTACCCCCTATGATCGGTTGGGCCGGAGCCGGAGGAAGTTTAACTTCCGAAATCATTCTGTTGGTTTCCGTGTTCTTTTTTATTGGTCAGATTCCGCATTTCTGGCTTTTGCTGCTTATGTTTGGAGACCAGTATAAAAAAGCCAAGCTGCCAAGTTTAAATCAGATTTTTGATGAAATGCAAATAAAAAGAATTACTTATACCTGGATTCTTACCACCATTGCATCAGCATTGCTGGTTATTTTATTTGTATTTAATAACCGTCTGTTAATTTTTGTGTTGCTGTTTTATACTTTTTATCTGTTGTCGTCGCTGTCGATGGCTGTGTTTGTAAAGGAAGAGTTTAAAGTGCGGCCGGCTTTTTATAAACTTAACTTTCTGTATTTATTTATGATGATCTTTCTGGTCACCGACGGACTGCTACGTTCCGGGCCTTTTTAA
- the coxB gene encoding cytochrome c oxidase subunit II, with the protein MYSSEATQASNFVQGVDQAFLIILGISFFFLIGLTVVMLVFVYKYNKKRHPKPTQIEGSVKLELLWTIIPFALTMLMFYIGWAGWKPMHNPPKDAMEVTVYGRMWNFSFEYENGRRTDTLYLPKDKAVKLNLVAMDVLHSLYIPAFRVKQDMVPGKKDNFMWFEPQKEGEYELFCAEYCGLQHSYMYTSVKVMEDSTFTNWLTDTTMVASAAEVESPTATGRRVMQSIGCFACHSIDGSKLVGPSFKGIWGEEQTVVTGGDEREIVVDEEYIRRSIYDPNADVVDGFNKGLMLSYEGQLSEDDITNIIEYLKTLK; encoded by the coding sequence ATGTATAGTTCAGAAGCAACACAAGCATCAAATTTTGTTCAGGGAGTAGACCAGGCATTCCTGATTATCCTTGGAATTTCGTTTTTCTTCCTCATCGGGCTAACCGTTGTAATGTTGGTTTTTGTATATAAATACAATAAAAAGCGGCATCCGAAACCAACTCAGATAGAAGGCAGCGTCAAACTGGAATTATTATGGACAATTATTCCGTTTGCATTAACAATGTTGATGTTTTACATTGGTTGGGCCGGCTGGAAACCCATGCATAATCCGCCCAAGGATGCAATGGAAGTAACCGTTTACGGAAGAATGTGGAATTTTAGTTTTGAGTACGAAAACGGGAGACGGACCGATACACTTTATCTTCCCAAAGATAAAGCGGTGAAGTTAAACCTCGTGGCAATGGATGTACTGCACAGTTTATACATCCCGGCATTCAGGGTTAAACAGGATATGGTTCCGGGGAAAAAAGACAATTTTATGTGGTTTGAGCCTCAGAAAGAAGGAGAATATGAATTGTTTTGCGCTGAATACTGCGGATTGCAGCACTCGTATATGTACACTTCAGTAAAAGTTATGGAAGACAGTACTTTTACAAACTGGTTAACAGACACAACTATGGTTGCTTCTGCTGCTGAAGTTGAATCACCAACTGCTACCGGACGAAGAGTTATGCAAAGTATTGGTTGTTTTGCCTGTCATTCCATTGATGGTTCGAAACTGGTGGGCCCAAGTTTTAAAGGAATTTGGGGCGAAGAACAAACCGTTGTTACAGGTGGCGACGAAAGGGAAATAGTGGTTGATGAAGAATATATCAGGCGTTCGATTTATGATCCAAATGCCGATGTGGTTGACGGTTTTAACAAAGGATTGATGTTATCTTACGAAGGCCAACTTTCAGAAGATGATATAACAAATATTATCGAATACCTCAAAACGTTAAAATAG
- a CDS encoding cytochrome C oxidase subunit IV family protein: protein MSEEKHHIVSYKFYVIILLALLALTFSSVEITSIELGKYTVAGALLFAVIKSYLVLTYFMHLKFDKPYIKIMVGFVFAVFVVTIVITLLDYLYR from the coding sequence ATGTCAGAAGAAAAACACCATATTGTATCTTACAAATTTTATGTTATAATCCTTTTGGCTTTGCTGGCTTTGACGTTTTCTTCGGTGGAAATCACCAGCATTGAGTTGGGAAAGTATACGGTAGCCGGAGCTTTGCTTTTTGCGGTTATAAAATCGTATCTCGTGTTGACTTATTTTATGCATTTAAAGTTTGATAAACCCTATATAAAAATCATGGTGGGATTTGTCTTTGCAGTATTTGTAGTCACCATTGTAATAACTCTATTAGATTACTTATACCGATAG